In one Conger conger chromosome 5, fConCon1.1, whole genome shotgun sequence genomic region, the following are encoded:
- the LOC133129107 gene encoding cold-inducible RNA-binding protein B-like isoform X2: MSDEGKLFVGGLNFDTTEESLELAFSKYGNISKIDVIRDRETHRSRGFGFVTFENPDDAKDALEGMNGKTVDGRTIRVDEAGKSGSRSGGGGYRGGPSGGRGGGFFRGGRGRGGGGGGYGGGDRYGGGDRSYGDRSYGGGYGGGGGYSQRSSGGYSGGGGGGYYNRDRGQSGYGDRSGTYRDGYDSYR, from the exons ATGTCTGACGAGGGGAAGCTTTTTGTCGGAGGCTTGAACTTCGATACCACAGAAGAGTCTTTGGAGTTGGCCTTTTCGAAGTATGGCAACATCTCGAAAA TTGACGTGATCAGAGACCGCGAAACGCACAGGTCGAGAGGGTTTGGCTTTGTAACGTTTGAAAACCCAGACGATGCCAAGGACGCCTTGGAAGGCATGAATGGAAAG ACCGTCGACGGCAGGACGATCCGGGTAGACGAAGCTGGCAAGTCTGGATCGCGGTCCGGAGGCGGTGGATACCGGGGCGGACCTTCGGGAGGCCGAGGGGGCGGATTCTTCAGAGGGGGCCGGGGAAGAG gtggaggaggaggaggatatGGTGGTGGAGACAGGTATGGAGGAGGTGACAGGAGTTATGGAGACAGGAGCTATGGTGGAGGTTATGGTGGTGGTGGCGGATACTCCCAGAGGAGCAGTGGGGGATACTCTGGCGGGGGTGGAGGCGGATACTACAACAGAGACAG GGGGCAGTCGGGCTACGGTGATCGGTCTGGAACGTACAGAGACGGCTATGACAGCTATC GTTGA
- the LOC133129108 gene encoding cold-inducible RNA-binding protein B-like isoform X2, with translation MSDEGKLFVGGLSFDTTEDVLEEAFSKYGSITKADVIRDRETGRSRGFGFVTFENPEDAKDAMNGMNGKDLDGRSIRVDEAGKSGSRSGGGFRGGRGGGSGFYQQRGGRGGRGGGYGGGDRYGGDRSYGDRSGGYGGGGYGGGGGGYQRSSGGGRYGGSSGGGGGGGYYNRDREQHSYRESYDGYR, from the exons ATGTCCGACGAGGGAAAGCTGTTTGTTGGTGGCTTGAGCTTTGATACCACAGAGGATGTCTTGGAAGAGGCCTTTTCAAAGTATGGGAGCATCACGAAAG CTGATGTGATCAGAGACAGGGAAACGGGCAGGTCGAGAGGGTTTGGCTTTGTAACGTTTGAAAACCCAGAGGATGCCAAGGACGCCATGAATGGCATGAACGGAAAG gacCTTGATGGCAGATCTATCCGGGTAGATGAGGCTGGAAAATCTGGATCGAGGTCCGGAGGAGGATTcagagggggcaggggtggagggAGTGGATTCTACCAGCAAAGGGGGGGCCGGGGTGGAAGAG GTGGAGGATACGGGGGTGGAGACCGGTATGGAGGCGACAGGAGTTACGGAGAccggagcggaggttacggtgGCGGTGGATATGGCGGTGGTGGCGGAGGTTACCAGAGGAGCAGCGGTGGTGGAAGATACGGTGGCAGCAGCGGTGGCGGCGGCGGTGGAGGATACTACAACAGAGACAG GGAACAGCACTCCTACAGGGAAAGCTATGACGGCTATC GTTGA
- the LOC133128768 gene encoding cold-inducible RNA-binding protein B-like isoform X1 — translation MRTFDMSDEGKLFVGGLNFETTEEVLEEAFSKYGNILKVDVIRDRDTGSSRGFGFVSFENPDDAREAKEAMHGTSLEGRTLRVDEAGKSGSRSGGGFGRGGGGGGFYQQRGSRGGRGGYGGGDRSYGDRSGGYGGGGYGGGGGGYQRSSGGGRYGGSSSGGGGGGYSRDREQYGSYGANE, via the exons ATGAG AACATTCGACATGTCTGACGAGGGGAAGCTTTTTGTTGGTGGCTTGAACTTTGAGACCACAGAAGAAGTCTTGGAAGAGGCCTTTTCAAAGTATGGGAACATCTTGAAAG TTGATGTGATCAGAGACCGGGACACAGGCAGCTCCAGAGGGTTTGGCTTCGTGTCGTTTGAAAACCCAGATGATGCCAGGGAAGCCAAGGAAGCCATGCATGGAACG aGTCTCGAGGGCAGAACTCTCCGGGTAGATGAAGCCGGCAAGTCTGGATCGAGGTCCGGAGGAGGATTCGGCCGGGGAGGCGGAGGCGGTGGATTCTACCAGCAGAGGGGGAGCCGGGGTGGAAGAG GAGGATACGGTGGGGGCGACAGGAGTTACGGAGAccggagcggaggttacggtgGCGGTGGATATGGCGGTGGCGGCGGAGGTTACCAGAGGAGCAGTGGTGGTGGAAGATACGGTGGCAGCAGCAGCGGTGGTGGCGGCGGCGGCTACAGCAGAGACAG GGAACAGTACGGATCCTATGGCG CAAACGAATAA
- the LOC133128768 gene encoding cold-inducible RNA-binding protein B-like isoform X2, whose product MSDEGKLFVGGLNFETTEEVLEEAFSKYGNILKVDVIRDRDTGSSRGFGFVSFENPDDAREAKEAMHGTSLEGRTLRVDEAGKSGSRSGGGFGRGGGGGGFYQQRGSRGGRGGYGGGDRSYGDRSGGYGGGGYGGGGGGYQRSSGGGRYGGSSSGGGGGGYSRDREQYGSYGANE is encoded by the exons ATGTCTGACGAGGGGAAGCTTTTTGTTGGTGGCTTGAACTTTGAGACCACAGAAGAAGTCTTGGAAGAGGCCTTTTCAAAGTATGGGAACATCTTGAAAG TTGATGTGATCAGAGACCGGGACACAGGCAGCTCCAGAGGGTTTGGCTTCGTGTCGTTTGAAAACCCAGATGATGCCAGGGAAGCCAAGGAAGCCATGCATGGAACG aGTCTCGAGGGCAGAACTCTCCGGGTAGATGAAGCCGGCAAGTCTGGATCGAGGTCCGGAGGAGGATTCGGCCGGGGAGGCGGAGGCGGTGGATTCTACCAGCAGAGGGGGAGCCGGGGTGGAAGAG GAGGATACGGTGGGGGCGACAGGAGTTACGGAGAccggagcggaggttacggtgGCGGTGGATATGGCGGTGGCGGCGGAGGTTACCAGAGGAGCAGTGGTGGTGGAAGATACGGTGGCAGCAGCAGCGGTGGTGGCGGCGGCGGCTACAGCAGAGACAG GGAACAGTACGGATCCTATGGCG CAAACGAATAA
- the LOC133129107 gene encoding cold-inducible RNA-binding protein B-like isoform X1, whose protein sequence is MSDEGKLFVGGLNFDTTEESLELAFSKYGNISKIDVIRDRETHRSRGFGFVTFENPDDAKDALEGMNGKTVDGRTIRVDEAGKSGSRSGGGGYRGGPSGGRGGGFFRGGRGRGGGGGGYGGGDRYGGGDRSYGDRSYGGGYGGGGGYSQRSSGGYSGGGGGGYYNRDRGQSGYGDRSGTYRDGYDSYRKYE, encoded by the exons ATGTCTGACGAGGGGAAGCTTTTTGTCGGAGGCTTGAACTTCGATACCACAGAAGAGTCTTTGGAGTTGGCCTTTTCGAAGTATGGCAACATCTCGAAAA TTGACGTGATCAGAGACCGCGAAACGCACAGGTCGAGAGGGTTTGGCTTTGTAACGTTTGAAAACCCAGACGATGCCAAGGACGCCTTGGAAGGCATGAATGGAAAG ACCGTCGACGGCAGGACGATCCGGGTAGACGAAGCTGGCAAGTCTGGATCGCGGTCCGGAGGCGGTGGATACCGGGGCGGACCTTCGGGAGGCCGAGGGGGCGGATTCTTCAGAGGGGGCCGGGGAAGAG gtggaggaggaggaggatatGGTGGTGGAGACAGGTATGGAGGAGGTGACAGGAGTTATGGAGACAGGAGCTATGGTGGAGGTTATGGTGGTGGTGGCGGATACTCCCAGAGGAGCAGTGGGGGATACTCTGGCGGGGGTGGAGGCGGATACTACAACAGAGACAG GGGGCAGTCGGGCTACGGTGATCGGTCTGGAACGTACAGAGACGGCTATGACAGCTATCGTAAGTATGAATAG
- the LOC133129108 gene encoding cold-inducible RNA-binding protein B-like isoform X1, which produces MSDEGKLFVGGLSFDTTEDVLEEAFSKYGSITKADVIRDRETGRSRGFGFVTFENPEDAKDAMNGMNGKDLDGRSIRVDEAGKSGSRSGGGFRGGRGGGSGFYQQRGGRGGRGGGYGGGDRYGGDRSYGDRSGGYGGGGYGGGGGGYQRSSGGGRYGGSSGGGGGGGYYNRDREQHSYRESYDGYPNE; this is translated from the exons ATGTCCGACGAGGGAAAGCTGTTTGTTGGTGGCTTGAGCTTTGATACCACAGAGGATGTCTTGGAAGAGGCCTTTTCAAAGTATGGGAGCATCACGAAAG CTGATGTGATCAGAGACAGGGAAACGGGCAGGTCGAGAGGGTTTGGCTTTGTAACGTTTGAAAACCCAGAGGATGCCAAGGACGCCATGAATGGCATGAACGGAAAG gacCTTGATGGCAGATCTATCCGGGTAGATGAGGCTGGAAAATCTGGATCGAGGTCCGGAGGAGGATTcagagggggcaggggtggagggAGTGGATTCTACCAGCAAAGGGGGGGCCGGGGTGGAAGAG GTGGAGGATACGGGGGTGGAGACCGGTATGGAGGCGACAGGAGTTACGGAGAccggagcggaggttacggtgGCGGTGGATATGGCGGTGGTGGCGGAGGTTACCAGAGGAGCAGCGGTGGTGGAAGATACGGTGGCAGCAGCGGTGGCGGCGGCGGTGGAGGATACTACAACAGAGACAG GGAACAGCACTCCTACAGGGAAAGCTATGACGGCTATC CAAACGAATAA